In Primulina tabacum isolate GXHZ01 unplaced genomic scaffold, ASM2559414v2 Contig697, whole genome shotgun sequence, a single window of DNA contains:
- the LOC142534812 gene encoding uncharacterized protein LOC142534812, with translation MTAAEEPMLSRLNRLDDILKQLEGIRSISHSPKSSSASTRSSDGQPSSVEFSPESHCRPLDEVIMEVEQKGTLMERLVRAEDRLFKICLMMEEEMETSSTEKRTPKKGLKNLVKSCVGGDVKYQTKG, from the exons atgacTGCTGCGGAAGAACCAATGCTTTCTCGCCTTAATCGCCTAGATGATATC CTAAAACAATTGGAAGGCATTCGGAGTATTAGTCATTCTCCAAAGAGCTCGAGTGCATCCACTCGTTCGAGCGATGGCCAGCCATCGTCGGTTGAGTTCTCCCCAGAAAGCCATTGTCGTCCGTTGGACGAGGTGATCATGGAAGTCGAACAAAAAGGAACGTTAATGGAACGATTAGTTCGCGCGGAGGATCGTCTCTTCAAG ATATGTTTGATGATGGAAGAAGAGATGGAGACGAGTTCAACGGAGAAAAGAACACCTAAAAAGGGTTTGAAGAACTTGGTGAAATCATGCGTCGGAGGAGATGTTAAGTACCAAACGAAAGGCTGA